One window of Anaerolineales bacterium genomic DNA carries:
- a CDS encoding ParA family protein, translating to MPYSRNHSGGIPQAAIHEVDAISVWEWAGSVMLVAIASMKGGVGKSTLAAMLAKHVAGSMGVSVTVVDMDPQRGATILLLGPRKAASHTGPTMYDVLQSELDNIPSHEILARAIVPSAYHEGVRLVPACTALANIAGPETPRDLLRLALCGSINTLDPLVIIDTGPDITLCEMSIIAADLIFIPVTLSHQSGVPTLNTLQTAFRVGCPIGGLIPTMVGTSQWSEKRVAQWRESLRNTQLVKNRKIQLLTSMPYSQSAIRGTWRWGKLPHLFIPALKGIEAQIYSNRDSRQGENANGIDLSARTMEGIVNHG from the coding sequence ATGCCCTATAGTAGAAACCATAGCGGCGGGATTCCACAGGCAGCGATCCATGAAGTCGATGCAATTAGCGTTTGGGAATGGGCAGGCAGCGTGATGTTGGTGGCCATCGCCAGCATGAAGGGCGGGGTGGGGAAGTCGACCCTCGCGGCCATGCTCGCCAAGCACGTCGCCGGCAGCATGGGCGTCTCCGTCACCGTCGTCGACATGGACCCGCAGCGCGGGGCGACCATCCTGCTCCTGGGACCCAGGAAAGCGGCTTCCCATACCGGACCCACGATGTACGACGTGCTGCAGAGCGAACTGGACAACATCCCCTCCCACGAAATTCTCGCCCGGGCGATCGTCCCCTCGGCCTATCACGAGGGCGTGCGCCTCGTCCCCGCCTGCACCGCATTGGCCAACATTGCCGGTCCCGAAACGCCGAGGGATTTACTACGCCTGGCGTTATGTGGAAGCATCAACACACTGGACCCGCTCGTCATCATCGATACCGGTCCCGACATCACGCTGTGCGAGATGAGCATCATTGCGGCGGATTTGATCTTCATCCCCGTCACGCTCTCGCATCAAAGCGGCGTGCCGACGCTGAACACGCTGCAGACGGCGTTTCGAGTCGGCTGCCCGATCGGTGGTTTGATTCCGACCATGGTGGGAACGTCCCAATGGAGTGAAAAGCGTGTGGCGCAATGGCGTGAGAGTCTACGCAATACGCAATTGGTTAAAAACCGAAAAATCCAACTTTTGACCTCGATGCCTTATTCGCAGTCGGCCATTCGGGGAACGTGGCGCTGGGGAAAACTTCCCCATCTATTCATCCCCGCCCTCAAAGGGATCGAAGCACAAATCTACTCGAATCGCGACTCAAGACAGGGAGAAAACGCCAACGGAATCGATTTAAGTGCAAGGACGATGGAAGGGATCGTCAACCATGGCTGA
- a CDS encoding ParB/RepB/Spo0J family partition protein has protein sequence MIPLEAISSESPAQTRQEVFDPGRYPQDAELAASIRQHGVIEPILVYRFSDPGEDPQYRLIAGDRRRRAAAHIGQEMIPAIIRPSGDQINLLTFAENTGRRDLTPYEKAIALAKIMDMDEEVLSFRQLAKKTGVSLSSVSNLLKAYRESPPALRKLFAEGMESRAVVELQSVFGKYGEAEQVELARKLRGLSKRQVLEIKELSARGIPIDAALETIRRPQMLANVSGSEQRIARLQRETPDCTLPSDDQVEAIAELTGAPRKTVKEIFSTAEKNRSGMDAVFLACAFVGRGGTPCNALKNAESLTQKKKAFKLVHKYLILRNKAKDFIDHVDEDSQKEFLNTIFWGE, from the coding sequence ATGATTCCGCTGGAAGCGATTTCATCAGAAAGTCCAGCACAGACGCGTCAGGAGGTGTTCGATCCGGGTCGTTATCCCCAGGACGCGGAGCTTGCGGCAAGTATCCGCCAGCATGGCGTGATCGAACCCATTCTCGTGTACAGGTTCTCCGATCCAGGAGAGGATCCGCAGTATCGGCTGATCGCCGGCGACCGACGCCGGCGCGCCGCGGCTCACATCGGGCAGGAGATGATCCCCGCCATCATTCGTCCAAGCGGGGATCAAATCAACCTGTTGACGTTTGCCGAAAACACCGGACGACGCGATCTAACACCATATGAGAAAGCGATTGCCTTAGCCAAGATCATGGACATGGACGAAGAAGTACTTTCCTTCCGACAACTGGCCAAGAAAACCGGAGTCAGTCTTTCTTCGGTCTCGAATCTACTCAAGGCATACCGGGAATCCCCTCCGGCATTACGCAAGTTGTTTGCAGAAGGCATGGAATCGCGTGCTGTCGTCGAACTTCAGAGTGTCTTTGGAAAATATGGCGAGGCAGAGCAGGTAGAACTTGCAAGGAAACTTCGGGGTTTGTCAAAACGGCAAGTGTTGGAGATCAAAGAATTGAGCGCGCGAGGGATTCCCATCGATGCAGCACTGGAAACAATTCGTAGACCCCAAATGTTAGCCAATGTATCCGGCAGCGAGCAACGAATCGCGAGACTTCAAAGGGAAACCCCAGATTGCACACTGCCCTCCGACGACCAAGTCGAGGCAATTGCGGAACTTACCGGCGCTCCTCGAAAAACCGTGAAGGAAATATTTTCTACAGCGGAGAAGAATCGATCCGGCATGGATGCGGTTTTTCTTGCATGCGCATTCGTGGGGCGGGGAGGAACTCCCTGTAATGCACTTAAAAATGCCGAGTCTCTTACTCAAAAAAAGAAGGCGTTTAAACTCGTACACAAATATCTCATTTTACGAAACAAAGCAAAGGATTTTATCGATCACGTTGATGAAGATTCGCAAAAGGAATTTCTTAATACCATATTTTGGGGGGAATAA
- a CDS encoding AAA family ATPase — MSDQQIEYLTTLLFARPEISAQMNAQMHIATDRKVRLATVLPLFDLSKAVEILHSMNPHVVIIDARVDGFELAHIVHLRQQAAEPFAVVGLAQAGSTEMEQLLGCNLDATYTLPLNPQLYDRLDRDLPGKYELVCKAWGKGAWGAGAPEAIKAATAAAGSTSWQRSAIAVYSPKGGVGKTVIACELAATLAALGGREVALVDANMNGGHVKLRLNVDVPHGILNAAATYHTNKGHPSLEADALKRVLGYLVPLAGTGNLKILPGVVNMEQSLNESLLGEAGMDFMMWSIPILKRQFDFVVIDMGSSINVGIHIGALKSVDFIIAVCEPDLTSLADIKEAIHRSIGSKHGIGIDRIGLVINKWQDDLGISLKEASKYAEVTAMGIIANDGTGNITRAGNQGQSYFAKYINEKKNPKETEQTLHGFAQLAGQFYPPISAAWSERLKSGHKKKRWL, encoded by the coding sequence ATGTCAGACCAACAAATCGAGTACCTTACTACATTGTTGTTTGCGAGGCCGGAAATTAGTGCACAAATGAACGCACAAATGCACATTGCAACCGACAGAAAAGTGCGACTCGCAACGGTGCTGCCGTTGTTCGATCTTTCAAAGGCCGTCGAAATCCTGCATTCAATGAACCCTCACGTGGTTATCATTGATGCTCGTGTAGATGGATTTGAACTCGCTCACATCGTGCATCTTCGTCAGCAAGCTGCCGAACCATTTGCCGTTGTCGGTCTCGCACAAGCAGGTTCAACAGAAATGGAGCAATTGCTGGGGTGCAATCTTGACGCCACATATACATTGCCGCTCAACCCACAATTGTATGACCGCCTCGATCGAGATCTTCCGGGCAAATATGAGTTGGTATGCAAAGCATGGGGAAAAGGAGCATGGGGCGCCGGTGCCCCTGAAGCGATAAAGGCAGCCACAGCCGCCGCCGGATCAACATCATGGCAGCGATCAGCAATTGCAGTTTATTCCCCCAAAGGCGGTGTTGGAAAAACCGTTATTGCATGTGAGTTGGCAGCTACGCTCGCCGCTCTCGGTGGAAGAGAAGTTGCGCTGGTTGACGCCAACATGAACGGCGGTCATGTGAAATTACGCTTGAATGTGGATGTTCCCCACGGGATACTCAATGCAGCTGCCACCTATCACACCAACAAGGGACACCCATCGTTGGAGGCAGACGCACTAAAAAGGGTTCTCGGATACCTGGTACCACTTGCTGGAACCGGCAACCTGAAGATCCTCCCTGGTGTCGTCAATATGGAACAATCGCTCAACGAGAGCTTGCTCGGCGAGGCAGGAATGGACTTTATGATGTGGTCCATTCCCATCCTCAAACGCCAATTCGATTTCGTAGTAATCGACATGGGCAGCTCAATTAACGTCGGTATACATATTGGTGCACTCAAGAGTGTCGATTTTATCATCGCCGTATGCGAACCAGATCTCACGAGTCTTGCGGACATCAAGGAAGCCATACATCGAAGCATTGGCTCAAAGCATGGAATTGGTATAGATCGAATCGGATTGGTGATCAACAAATGGCAGGATGATCTGGGAATTTCCTTGAAAGAGGCATCGAAATATGCCGAAGTCACAGCGATGGGCATCATTGCAAACGATGGCACAGGAAATATCACACGTGCCGGCAATCAAGGCCAGTCTTACTTCGCCAAATATATCAATGAAAAGAAAAATCCCAAGGAAACGGAACAGACGCTTCATGGGTTCGCCCAATTAGCGGGTCAGTTCTATCCCCCGATTTCCGCAGCTTGGTCGGAAAGATTAAAAAGCGGACACAAGAAAAAACGGTGGCTATGA
- a CDS encoding ATPase, T2SS/T4P/T4SS family has protein sequence MQFEDDHAAKLDKQTLEGNGDEPYENGLKKVRDRIASEFNPQQIDNAGPLVTEAVSRTAHEIYQAFNQEALSKNCSRILMPEEQFVEMVLADLLGMGAIDTLLSDASVEDIAINGPKEVVVYRQGSWEKTDLSFPSADRLLEVLNRGLAHSNRKANMVTPIADAVLKGKQRISVVTHPVATPYPTAVIRIPRAQDITLEDMVKPSKVKNEKHKKELTIDYESLIDGDAQGLLSPKAALYLHAVVLAGGNIVAIGPTGSGKTTLLMALGRKIPRGNRILIIEDTPEIDLHPDSDTPSNVLYLRTRPSTIEGLHEIPQEDLVKLALRQRPDALTLGEARGPEVFDLLNALNTGHKNGLTSLHAYGVDELFGRIFLMLSQSERGRHLDAYRAANLVASTLHVAVSIEMVGNSRFVKTVAELTGTVKKIGTSYEPEVKPIFQRSGSRGKLEGPLMDSTHASLFNSAGIPKHVYSLE, from the coding sequence ATGCAATTCGAAGATGATCATGCAGCGAAGCTCGATAAGCAAACACTGGAAGGGAACGGCGATGAACCATACGAAAATGGATTAAAAAAGGTACGCGATCGCATTGCTAGTGAATTCAATCCACAGCAGATCGATAACGCCGGCCCGCTAGTCACAGAAGCGGTTTCGCGTACTGCACACGAGATCTATCAGGCTTTTAACCAGGAAGCGCTTTCCAAAAACTGTTCCCGCATCTTGATGCCCGAGGAACAATTTGTAGAAATGGTACTGGCAGATCTGCTCGGCATGGGCGCCATCGACACTTTATTAAGCGATGCGAGCGTCGAGGATATTGCCATCAATGGGCCCAAAGAAGTCGTGGTTTACAGACAAGGAAGTTGGGAAAAAACGGATCTTTCATTCCCGTCGGCCGATCGATTGCTCGAAGTGCTCAATCGCGGCTTGGCTCACTCAAATCGAAAAGCCAATATGGTCACGCCGATTGCCGACGCTGTATTAAAAGGAAAACAGCGTATCAGCGTCGTGACCCATCCTGTGGCAACGCCCTACCCTACAGCCGTCATTCGCATCCCCAGAGCACAAGACATCACCTTGGAGGACATGGTCAAACCCTCCAAGGTTAAAAATGAAAAACACAAGAAAGAACTTACCATTGATTACGAAAGTCTAATCGATGGAGATGCTCAGGGTTTACTTTCGCCAAAAGCAGCCCTCTATCTGCATGCCGTCGTGCTGGCTGGAGGAAACATCGTTGCTATTGGGCCGACGGGATCTGGAAAAACAACTCTCTTGATGGCGCTTGGCCGGAAAATTCCAAGAGGAAACCGAATCCTTATTATCGAGGACACTCCGGAGATCGACCTGCATCCCGATAGCGACACACCATCGAACGTTCTTTATCTACGTACTCGTCCATCGACCATAGAGGGTTTGCATGAAATTCCTCAGGAAGATCTGGTCAAGCTGGCACTGCGTCAAAGACCCGATGCGCTGACTCTCGGCGAAGCCCGAGGACCCGAAGTTTTCGATTTGCTCAACGCGCTGAACACTGGCCACAAAAATGGGCTCACCAGTCTACATGCGTACGGCGTGGACGAACTTTTCGGACGGATATTTCTCATGCTCTCCCAGAGCGAACGAGGGCGACATCTGGATGCATACCGTGCCGCAAACCTCGTTGCTTCAACGCTCCACGTCGCCGTCTCGATCGAGATGGTCGGTAATTCACGCTTCGTAAAAACGGTAGCGGAACTAACCGGTACAGTTAAAAAGATCGGGACATCTTATGAACCCGAGGTAAAGCCAATCTTCCAACGATCTGGAAGCCGCGGCAAACTAGAAGGTCCTCTCATGGATTCTACACATGCAAGTCTGTTCAACTCGGCAGGCATACCCAAACATGTTTATTCGTTGGAGTAA
- a CDS encoding type II secretion system F family protein: MDTSLILPLSLALMSGIGIFLVVASISIPTKSLTGRIRDDGAGPHIVGMAESKIFQAFVSGLSKRLRPVSGNLEDLLRRSGWRFESEIYFYARRMLAAFVVMVLCVIVGIALNVIMGLSIGFLPMAVLSCLGALMGFILPDIELNNAIDRRRVRLKKEMGFGLDQIHIYLQSGADLMEALAQVTHMGIFGKACEAIATQASTGEPISTVTENVQKNLPQTPEFDEFLKLIHTGIQKGEAVQEPFRERAASMRQMLVRSIIEEGHKSRIKVTFLTIIFMLVATMIVTIVPITLLLFEGAF, from the coding sequence ATGGACACTTCACTGATATTACCCCTCTCGCTTGCACTCATGTCAGGTATCGGTATCTTCCTGGTTGTCGCATCTATCAGTATACCCACGAAATCTTTGACCGGTCGCATTCGGGATGACGGCGCCGGCCCGCATATCGTGGGCATGGCAGAAAGTAAAATCTTCCAGGCTTTCGTCTCAGGTCTGAGTAAACGACTTCGGCCCGTGTCGGGAAATCTTGAAGACCTATTACGGCGTTCTGGATGGAGATTTGAATCGGAAATTTACTTCTATGCCCGCCGCATGCTTGCCGCGTTCGTGGTGATGGTGTTATGCGTTATTGTGGGAATTGCCCTGAATGTTATTATGGGGCTTTCGATTGGTTTCTTGCCTATGGCCGTACTTTCCTGTCTCGGCGCGCTGATGGGTTTTATACTACCCGACATCGAACTCAACAACGCCATCGACCGTAGACGGGTTCGGCTCAAAAAGGAAATGGGCTTCGGTCTGGACCAAATCCATATATACCTGCAGTCCGGCGCAGATCTTATGGAAGCGTTGGCCCAAGTCACACACATGGGCATCTTCGGAAAAGCTTGTGAGGCTATCGCCACCCAGGCAAGCACCGGAGAACCAATCAGTACGGTCACAGAGAACGTGCAAAAAAACCTCCCACAAACACCGGAGTTTGACGAGTTCCTCAAACTGATACACACTGGCATTCAGAAGGGCGAAGCCGTTCAAGAACCCTTCCGCGAACGCGCGGCATCGATGCGCCAGATGCTCGTCCGTTCGATCATCGAAGAAGGACACAAGTCCAGAATCAAAGTTACTTTCCTTACAATCATTTTCATGCTGGTGGCCACCATGATCGTGACTATCGTCCCGATTACACTGCTGCTGTTCGAGGGGGCATTTTAA
- a CDS encoding ribbon-helix-helix domain-containing protein, with amino-acid sequence MSKEKVAVTIEKALLEQLDRLVAEEKYPSRSNAVERAVEDLLERDEHTRLAVESAKLDPAFEKALADEGLAGDLSEWPEY; translated from the coding sequence ATGTCGAAAGAAAAGGTTGCCGTGACGATCGAGAAGGCTCTACTTGAGCAACTGGACCGGCTAGTTGCGGAGGAGAAATATCCAAGCCGAAGCAACGCTGTTGAACGAGCGGTCGAAGACTTGCTTGAGAGAGATGAACATACCCGTCTTGCGGTGGAAAGCGCAAAACTGGATCCTGCCTTTGAAAAGGCATTGGCTGATGAAGGGTTAGCGGGAGATCTTTCGGAATGGCCAGAATATTAA
- a CDS encoding type II toxin-antitoxin system PemK/MazF family toxin, protein MARILRGEIYRADLNPVRGREQGSHRPVVIISQDVFNERSGTVIAMAITSKMQKAGYPLIHKLSSGGLPKESWVKMSQVRTLSTSRLGNRVGKVEPEELVILIEGLNEIIAA, encoded by the coding sequence ATGGCCAGAATATTAAGAGGGGAAATCTATCGGGCTGATCTTAATCCGGTTCGAGGACGAGAACAGGGCAGTCACCGTCCCGTCGTTATCATAAGCCAGGATGTGTTCAACGAACGATCGGGAACGGTCATTGCCATGGCGATTACGAGTAAGATGCAAAAAGCAGGATATCCTCTCATTCACAAACTGAGCAGCGGGGGGTTGCCCAAGGAATCATGGGTCAAAATGAGTCAAGTTCGCACGTTGTCGACTTCACGATTGGGGAATCGCGTCGGAAAGGTCGAACCGGAAGAATTGGTAATCTTGATCGAAGGGCTGAACGAAATCATTGCCGCTTAA
- a CDS encoding pilus assembly protein translates to MSLSKQNQIVKNQKGSALIEFVLLAPLVILLMMFVLFAGWWSYSKLSSQNAAYSRGVFNPSYATFRSGGEYIPREESAEWVILESSKGMKQMWFDHMSIGWRHGTYRISRIGGAGYVVSILPNKNSFHEWFLDFLSHVGSGNYSSQLPKGNAFFFFTPLISESEY, encoded by the coding sequence ATGTCGCTATCGAAGCAAAATCAAATTGTAAAGAATCAAAAGGGCTCGGCGCTAATCGAATTCGTACTTCTGGCCCCTTTGGTCATTTTGCTGATGATGTTCGTTTTATTTGCCGGATGGTGGAGTTATTCCAAATTGTCATCCCAAAATGCGGCTTATAGTCGTGGCGTATTTAATCCTTCGTATGCAACATTTCGATCTGGTGGAGAATATATTCCGCGCGAGGAATCGGCAGAATGGGTGATATTGGAAAGCTCGAAGGGGATGAAACAGATGTGGTTCGATCATATGAGCATCGGCTGGAGGCACGGTACCTACCGCATATCAAGAATCGGCGGGGCAGGCTATGTGGTCTCCATCTTGCCAAATAAAAACTCATTCCATGAATGGTTCCTGGATTTTTTATCGCACGTGGGAAGTGGGAATTATTCAAGCCAGTTACCAAAAGGGAATGCGTTCTTTTTCTTTACGCCACTTATATCTGAATCAGAATATTGA
- a CDS encoding pilus assembly protein TadG-related protein, translating into MLAFLGFFPLFIVCLFVVTDLARYFYLKNQVRITADSAALAAAGALDMRQATENQVFVINGAWGSIRAMEVVLETQGKVSEDSWMTIGITYLDIQGDEVTVIVNGKGPTLFGGYIGISEFKTSAIAKARIAVGVDQEW; encoded by the coding sequence ATGCTCGCCTTCCTGGGCTTCTTTCCCCTCTTCATCGTGTGCTTATTCGTGGTGACCGATCTTGCCCGCTATTTCTACCTCAAGAATCAGGTGCGTATTACTGCCGATTCAGCCGCTCTGGCCGCAGCCGGGGCGTTGGATATGCGCCAAGCGACTGAGAATCAAGTATTCGTCATCAACGGCGCCTGGGGCAGCATTAGAGCGATGGAAGTCGTCTTGGAAACACAAGGCAAGGTCAGCGAAGATTCTTGGATGACCATCGGGATTACATACTTAGACATTCAGGGCGACGAAGTTACCGTAATCGTGAACGGAAAGGGGCCAACCTTGTTTGGCGGTTACATTGGAATATCAGAGTTCAAAACGAGCGCCATCGCAAAAGCACGCATCGCCGTTGGCGTGGATCAAGAGTGGTAA
- a CDS encoding M23 family metallopeptidase, with product MKQSFSCCLLSVIGMSLVCIAGFFLLNYTVAAVVADSLPWPLDKIAWEWIEGDPKPVGHPALDYQPIAPGRAIESGSYYYAPEGYTGPTNMICRLPVEHGYFVEATGGYGETNGRSGRAHTGIDYGTYGKAENVIAVMGGKVTHAGWSYWLGWTVVVENDGHQLILGHMCCGRSGVGGSERGRSSIRVKEGDVIPAGTIVGRAGETGNSEGVHLHLEIRICDAAGLCRIVDPRSIYLPGQDAYCDWQGFEPRSP from the coding sequence ATGAAACAGAGTTTTTCCTGCTGTTTGCTTTCCGTCATCGGTATGTCGCTCGTCTGCATCGCCGGCTTTTTCCTGCTTAACTACACCGTCGCCGCCGTCGTGGCGGATTCCCTCCCCTGGCCCCTGGATAAAATCGCCTGGGAATGGATCGAGGGCGACCCCAAACCCGTCGGCCATCCGGCCCTTGACTACCAACCGATTGCCCCCGGACGGGCGATCGAAAGCGGTTCGTATTATTACGCGCCCGAAGGCTACACCGGCCCGACGAACATGATCTGCCGGCTGCCCGTCGAGCATGGATATTTCGTCGAAGCGACGGGCGGATACGGCGAAACCAACGGCCGCAGCGGCCGAGCACACACGGGAATCGATTACGGAACCTACGGCAAAGCCGAGAACGTCATCGCCGTCATGGGCGGGAAGGTCACGCACGCCGGCTGGAGCTACTGGCTGGGTTGGACGGTCGTCGTCGAAAACGACGGTCATCAATTGATACTGGGTCACATGTGCTGCGGGCGCAGCGGCGTTGGTGGAAGCGAACGAGGCCGCTCCTCAATCCGGGTGAAAGAGGGGGATGTAATCCCGGCCGGAACCATCGTTGGGCGCGCAGGAGAGACGGGAAACTCGGAGGGCGTCCATCTCCATCTGGAAATTCGAATCTGCGACGCTGCCGGCCTGTGCAGAATCGTCGATCCGAGAAGCATCTATCTTCCCGGGCAGGATGCCTATTGTGATTGGCAGGGATTCGAACCTCGCAGTCCATAG
- a CDS encoding type II toxin-antitoxin system prevent-host-death family antitoxin, translating to MSILEIKSSDARMNFRDLLDSVMTGDNDIMILRNGKQIAAIIPAEDYVEIREELEDLRLSRIADDSYDEYLADKEAARSYNEFSADLIGAGEEHA from the coding sequence ATGTCGATCCTGGAAATCAAGAGCTCCGACGCGCGGATGAACTTTCGTGATCTTCTGGACAGCGTGATGACAGGAGACAACGACATCATGATTCTGCGTAACGGGAAACAAATCGCAGCGATTATTCCGGCGGAAGATTACGTTGAAATCCGAGAAGAACTTGAAGATCTGCGCTTGTCACGAATTGCCGATGATTCCTATGACGAGTACTTGGCAGATAAAGAAGCGGCCAGATCATATAACGAGTTTAGCGCTGATTTGATCGGCGCTGGAGAGGAGCATGCCTGA
- a CDS encoding heparan-alpha-glucosaminide N-acetyltransferase domain-containing protein, with translation MAEECPRISPKWRAASGGRLLSVDALRGLMIVLMALDHANYLVALRHRSGEYWGGYFPVYDDPLAFVNRFVTHLCAPGFFFLMGAGMLLFAESRREKGWSRWQILRHFWIRGAVLIGLQFLVVNRIWEATPLSFPEIYVGVLVALGGTMILGGLFVRLMPVYLMLLSLALFIGMELAHPDPSLWGTKFNTPLGLIFAYSGGQNGFWVNFSILPWLELVTFGMLFGHWLRKDRSAAIRRGLILGIVFLLSFVILREADGFGNIRPRAGDDWIAYLNVVKYPPSITFTVLTMGLNLVLLWLISKVERRFRVWLEPLVVYGRVPLFSYVVHLLLYLAIGKLLTPNGSSVPSVYPYWLLGLAILLPLAWWFGNWKRHQPAQSPLRFI, from the coding sequence GTGGCCGAGGAGTGTCCGAGAATATCTCCAAAATGGAGGGCGGCCAGTGGGGGACGCCTGCTTTCGGTCGACGCGCTGCGTGGCTTGATGATCGTTTTGATGGCGCTCGACCACGCCAACTACCTGGTCGCCTTGCGGCACAGGTCCGGCGAGTATTGGGGAGGATATTTTCCGGTCTACGACGATCCGCTGGCTTTCGTCAATCGCTTCGTCACACATCTCTGCGCGCCAGGCTTCTTCTTTCTGATGGGCGCGGGGATGCTGCTGTTCGCCGAAAGTCGGCGTGAGAAAGGCTGGAGCCGCTGGCAGATATTGCGTCATTTCTGGATTCGGGGCGCCGTGTTGATCGGGCTGCAGTTCCTCGTCGTCAACCGTATCTGGGAAGCGACACCGCTTTCATTTCCGGAGATCTACGTCGGTGTCCTCGTGGCGTTGGGCGGAACGATGATCTTGGGTGGCCTGTTTGTGCGCCTGATGCCGGTTTACCTCATGCTGCTCAGTCTGGCGCTTTTCATCGGCATGGAACTCGCCCATCCCGATCCATCGCTGTGGGGGACCAAATTCAATACTCCCCTGGGTTTGATATTCGCCTACAGCGGCGGCCAGAACGGATTCTGGGTGAATTTCTCCATCCTGCCCTGGTTGGAGTTGGTGACTTTCGGCATGCTCTTCGGTCACTGGCTGCGCAAGGACAGAAGCGCCGCGATACGCCGAGGGTTGATTCTGGGCATCGTGTTCCTGCTGTCCTTCGTGATCCTGCGGGAGGCCGACGGTTTCGGCAACATCCGCCCACGCGCGGGAGATGATTGGATCGCGTATCTCAACGTGGTCAAGTACCCGCCCAGCATCACCTTCACGGTCCTGACCATGGGATTGAATCTGGTGCTGTTGTGGTTGATCTCGAAGGTTGAGCGGCGCTTCCGGGTTTGGTTGGAGCCGCTCGTAGTCTACGGTCGGGTGCCGTTGTTCTCGTACGTCGTACATCTGCTTCTATACCTCGCCATCGGGAAATTATTGACTCCAAACGGGAGCAGCGTTCCCAGCGTTTATCCGTATTGGCTGCTCGGTTTGGCGATCCTGCTGCCGCTGGCGTGGTGGTTTGGAAATTGGAAGCGTCACCAGCCGGCCCAATCGCCGCTGCGGTTTATCTGA
- the rpe gene encoding ribulose-phosphate 3-epimerase — MVRIVPSILSADFARLGEQAGEAEAAGVGEIQIDVMDGQFVPNITFGPGVVAALRPLLSLTLEVHLMIVEPERFLKTFAEAGADRLIVHQEACDDLRGTLKSILALGVHAGVTLNPETPAAAIRDAFDLVDLVQVMTVHPGFGGQEFLYDQLDKIREIRQMLEEEGLEIPIGVDGGVDSTTAPQIVDAGAHVLVAGSSIYNDHGSVAENIAELLASAQGG; from the coding sequence ATGGTGCGAATCGTCCCTTCCATTCTATCTGCGGATTTCGCTCGATTGGGGGAACAGGCAGGCGAGGCTGAAGCGGCAGGCGTCGGGGAGATTCAGATCGACGTGATGGACGGGCAGTTCGTTCCCAATATCACCTTCGGACCCGGCGTCGTGGCCGCTTTGCGGCCGCTGCTTTCGCTGACTTTGGAAGTTCATCTCATGATCGTCGAACCCGAACGATTTCTGAAGACTTTCGCCGAGGCCGGCGCAGACCGCTTGATCGTCCATCAGGAAGCCTGCGACGATCTGCGCGGCACGTTGAAATCGATCCTTGCGCTGGGTGTTCACGCAGGCGTAACGCTCAACCCCGAGACCCCGGCTGCGGCGATTCGGGATGCGTTCGACCTCGTCGATCTCGTCCAGGTGATGACCGTTCACCCGGGATTTGGGGGGCAGGAATTTTTATACGATCAATTGGATAAGATACGCGAGATCCGTCAGATGCTCGAGGAGGAAGGTCTGGAGATTCCCATCGGCGTGGACGGCGGGGTCGACTCGACGACGGCCCCGCAGATTGTCGACGCCGGCGCACATGTATTGGTGGCGGGTTCGAGTATCTATAACGATCACGGCTCGGTGGCGGAAAACATCGCTGAACTGCTGGCAAGCGCGCAGGGCGGCTGA